The region AGTGAGGGTGACCGTACTACTCCGTCCGTGGTCGCGTTTTCCGACGACGGCGATCGACTGGTAGGCAAGCCCGCGAAGAACCAGGCGATTCAGAACCCCGAGCGCACGGTGGCCTCCATCAAGCGCCACATGGGCGAGGAGAACTACTCCGCCGATATCGACGACGAGGCGTACACGCCGGAGCAGCTCTCGGCGATGATTCTCCAGAAGCTCAAGCGCGACGCAGAGGACTATCTCGGCGACGACGTGGAGAAGGCGGTCATCACGGTCCCCGCCTACTTCAACGACAAGCAGCGACAGGCGACCAAGGACGCTGGCGAAATCGCCGGCTTCGAAGTCGACCGCATCGTCAACGAACCGACCGCGGCCGCGATGGCCTACGGACTTGACGACGACTCGGACCAGACCGTCCTCGTATACGACCTGGGCGGCGGGACGTTCGACGTCTCCATCCTCGATCTGGGCGGTGGCGTCTACGAAGTCGTCGCCACCAACGGGGACAACGACCTCGGCGGCGACGACTGGGACGAGGCGCTGATGGACCACCTCGCCGACGAGTTCGAAAACAACCACGGTATCGACCTCCGCGAGGACCGACAGGCGCTCCAGCGACTGAAAGATGCCGCCGAGGAGGCCAAGATCGAGCTCTCGAACAAGAAGGAGACCACGGTCAACCTCCCGTTCATCACGGCGACGGACGCCGGACCGGTCCACCTCGAGCAGTCGGTCACACGTGCGAAGTTTGAGTCGCTCACGTCGGACCTCATCGACCGCACGGTCGAGCCGACCGAGCAGGCGCTCGAAGACGCAGGCTACGAGAAGGGCGACATCGACGAGGTCATCCTCGTCGGCGGTTCGACGCGGATGCCACAGGTCCACGGCAACGTCCAGGAACTGCTCGACTCCGAGCCCAAAAAGAACGTCAACCCTGATGAGGCCGTCGCGCTGGGCGCGGCCATCCAAGGCGGCGTGCTCTCCGGCGAGGTCGACGACCTCGTCCTGCTCGACGTGACCCCGCTCTCGCTGGGTATCGAAGTCAAGGGCGGCCTTTTCGAGCGCCTCATCGAGAAGAACACCACCATCCC is a window of halophilic archaeon DL31 DNA encoding:
- a CDS encoding Chaperone protein dnaK (TIGRFAM: Chaperone DnaK~HAMAP: Chaperone DnaK~KEGG: hbo:Hbor_16250 chaperone protein DnaK~PFAM: Heat shock protein 70), translating into MRAQGRSAVVKATFNRFCPKHTGKMASNKILGIDLGTTNSAMAVMEGGDPEIIVNSEGDRTTPSVVAFSDDGDRLVGKPAKNQAIQNPERTVASIKRHMGEENYSADIDDEAYTPEQLSAMILQKLKRDAEDYLGDDVEKAVITVPAYFNDKQRQATKDAGEIAGFEVDRIVNEPTAAAMAYGLDDDSDQTVLVYDLGGGTFDVSILDLGGGVYEVVATNGDNDLGGDDWDEALMDHLADEFENNHGIDLREDRQALQRLKDAAEEAKIELSNKKETTVNLPFITATDAGPVHLEQSVTRAKFESLTSDLIDRTVEPTEQALEDAGYEKGDIDEVILVGGSTRMPQVHGNVQELLDSEPKKNVNPDEAVALGAAIQGGVLSGEVDDLVLLDVTPLSLGIEVKGGLFERLIEKNTTIPTEESKVFTTAAANQTSVQVRVFQGEREIANENELLGEFQLTGIPPAPAGTPQIEVTFNIDENGIVNVEAEDQGSGNAESITIEGGAGLSDDQIEEMQQEAEEHAEEDQERREHIEARNDAEGAVQRAETLIEENEENVDEEIIDDVEAAIEDVEALLEDDDAETEELQDATEALSEELQEIGKQMYQEQAAADGAGGMGGEGGMGGAGPGGMGGEGGPEGDDEEYVDADFEDVDDEEDS